A single genomic interval of Alcaligenes sp. SDU_A2 harbors:
- the dsbD gene encoding protein-disulfide reductase DsbD, translating into MLSILLFVLAGWLAVWSTQARAEEEFLDPEQAFVLSAAMSAPDQLDVHFQIAPDYYMYRKRFEFSSADPAHLGTPQLPDGEKIYDPNFDEVMEVYRQSVTVRVPVLADSATLNELKIDVISQGCADAGLCYSPSTQTLTLIPTAQGYEVAGPYGVLSVPAPGQPSDSTAAASSAANAQPSASGVASALSLNDVGLADYLKQAGWGQVVLLSFVFGLLLSFTPCVLPMVPILLSIIAGRGDTTPSRWHGLAMALAFVLGLSLVYTLLGVAAGLVGAGLAAWLQTPWVLGVFAVILVLLALSMMDVFTFQAPSGLQSRLNEAVNRLPGGRFGGVFVMGMVSALIVGPCVAAPLAGVLLFISQTGDVVLGGSALFALAWGSGVLLLVVGAGSGRLLPKAGAWMNSVKTAFGVLLFATAWWMVSPLMPSAIAVLGWIVLALWSAALLGAFGRGAAPATPWSALRQGLGVLLAGWAALMLVSVALDRPSVIRPLHGLQSVGAGTPVAAKVQFQRVKTLAELEQRLAQTTRPVMLDFYADWCVSCIEMENFTFSDPAVAQRMAQFELLQADVTANNADDRELLKHFRLFGPPGILFFDAKGQYLDAHRVIGFQDAQRFGQELDQVLAGG; encoded by the coding sequence TTGCTTTCCATATTGCTGTTCGTGCTGGCTGGCTGGCTGGCGGTCTGGTCTACCCAGGCAAGGGCCGAAGAAGAGTTTTTGGACCCCGAACAGGCGTTTGTGCTGAGCGCCGCCATGAGCGCACCGGATCAACTGGATGTGCATTTCCAGATAGCGCCGGACTACTACATGTACCGCAAGCGCTTCGAGTTTTCCAGCGCAGATCCTGCCCATCTGGGCACGCCTCAATTGCCGGACGGCGAGAAGATCTACGACCCCAATTTCGACGAAGTCATGGAGGTCTATCGCCAGTCTGTCACGGTGCGCGTGCCTGTGCTGGCCGACAGCGCCACCCTTAACGAGCTGAAGATCGATGTCATCAGTCAGGGCTGTGCGGATGCCGGTCTGTGCTATTCGCCGTCGACCCAGACCCTGACCTTGATTCCCACCGCCCAAGGGTACGAGGTAGCAGGTCCATATGGGGTGCTCAGCGTGCCGGCGCCGGGTCAGCCATCCGATTCGACTGCCGCCGCGTCATCCGCCGCAAACGCGCAGCCGTCGGCCAGTGGCGTGGCGTCTGCGCTTAGCCTGAATGATGTCGGGCTGGCCGACTACTTGAAGCAGGCCGGTTGGGGGCAGGTGGTGCTGCTCAGCTTTGTGTTCGGGCTGCTCTTGTCCTTTACGCCCTGCGTATTGCCCATGGTGCCCATTCTCTTGTCCATCATTGCCGGACGCGGCGACACGACGCCGTCGCGCTGGCATGGCTTGGCAATGGCGCTGGCCTTTGTGCTGGGCTTGTCGCTGGTCTATACGCTGCTGGGCGTGGCGGCTGGTTTGGTCGGCGCGGGTCTGGCGGCCTGGTTGCAAACCCCCTGGGTGTTGGGGGTGTTTGCGGTCATTCTGGTGCTGTTGGCCCTGTCCATGATGGATGTCTTTACATTCCAGGCTCCATCCGGTCTGCAAAGCCGCTTGAACGAGGCTGTCAACCGATTGCCGGGCGGACGTTTTGGCGGCGTGTTCGTGATGGGCATGGTGTCCGCCCTGATCGTCGGCCCTTGCGTGGCCGCTCCTTTGGCCGGCGTGCTTTTGTTTATCTCCCAGACGGGCGATGTGGTGTTGGGTGGTTCGGCTTTGTTTGCCTTGGCTTGGGGGTCGGGCGTGCTGCTGCTGGTAGTGGGAGCCGGGTCGGGACGTTTGCTGCCCAAGGCTGGCGCGTGGATGAATAGCGTCAAGACGGCTTTTGGCGTGCTGCTGTTTGCCACGGCGTGGTGGATGGTGTCGCCCCTGATGCCGTCGGCCATCGCAGTGCTGGGCTGGATTGTGCTGGCGCTGTGGTCGGCGGCTTTGTTGGGGGCATTTGGGCGGGGCGCAGCGCCGGCCACGCCCTGGTCGGCACTGCGGCAGGGCCTGGGCGTCTTGCTGGCCGGCTGGGCGGCCTTGATGCTGGTCAGCGTGGCGTTGGATCGCCCCAGCGTGATCCGTCCCTTGCACGGTCTGCAATCCGTCGGTGCAGGGACTCCTGTTGCTGCCAAGGTGCAGTTCCAGCGCGTCAAGACCTTGGCCGAGCTGGAGCAGCGTCTGGCGCAGACGACCCGGCCTGTCATGTTGGATTTCTATGCCGACTGGTGCGTGTCGTGCATCGAGATGGAAAATTTCACGTTCAGCGATCCGGCGGTGGCACAGCGCATGGCGCAGTTCGAGCTGTTGCAGGCCGATGTCACGGCCAATAATGCCGACGACCGGGAATTGCTCAAGCATTTCCGTCTGTTTGGGCCTCCGGGCATTTTGTTTTTTGATGCCAAAGGGCAGTATCTGGATGCGCACCGGGTCATCGGTTTTCAGGATGCGCAGCGTTTTGGGCAGGAACTGGACCAGGTGCTGGCCGGCGGTTAG